One Sparus aurata chromosome 5, fSpaAur1.1, whole genome shotgun sequence genomic window carries:
- the hsd17b3 gene encoding 17-beta-hydroxysteroid dehydrogenase type 3 isoform X1, which yields MDLTDLFFISLGTAVALYYGVKLLLFSRMLFPKLWFPLSESFFTSMGEWAVVTGASEGIGRAYAFVLAEQGMNVVIMSRTKVTLDQVAKEISDTTGRRVKVIVVDFIEENVFSEIEDELKDLNIGVLVNNVGTLPSLIPCRFLEIPELDQTITKVINCNVKTMAKMCKIVLPGMDNRRKGVIVNISSGAASIPFPLYTLYAASKVFVERFSQGLQAEYKDKGIIIQAVAPFGVSTRMTAYQPTNMVTPSPEDFVKFSQQYLRAGDKTNGSVSHTLLGLLLQTIPPKLLYAESMLRSVQDYVKRKAAKK from the exons ATGGATCTCACggatttgtttttcatctctctTGGCACTGCGGTCGCTCTCTACTATGGAGTGAAACTGCTGCTTTTCAGTAGGATGCTTTTCCCAAAACTGTGGTTTCCACTTTCAGAGTCCTTTTTCACCTCTATGGGAGAGTGGGCAG TGGTGACCGGTGCTTCAGAAGGCATAGGAAGAGCATATGCATTTGTG CTGGCGGAGCAAGGAATGAACGTGGTAATCATGAGCAGAACCAAAGTAACACTGGACCAGGTGGCCAAAGAAATAA GTGACACCACTGGGCGGAGGGTGAAAGTGATAGTAGTCGACTTCATAGAGGAAAATGTCTTCAGTGAAATTGAGGATGAACTTAAGGACCTCAACATTGGAGTTCTAG TCAATAATGTAGGCACGCTGCCCAGCCTCATCCCCTGCAGATTCCTCGAGATTCCAGAGCTGGACCAG ACAATTACAAAGGTGATCAACTGCAATGTGAAAACCATGGCGAAG atgtGCAAAATAGTCCTTCCAGGCATGGACAACAG GAGAAAAGGGGTGATTGTGAATATTTCATCTGGAGCCGCTTCGATTCCGTTCCCTCTGTACACCCTGTACGCTGCATCTAAA GTGTTTGTGGAAAGATTTTCTCAAGGTCTTCAAGCTGAATACAAAGACAAAGGGATTATTATACag GCAGTAGCTCCCTTCGGCGTCTCCACTCGAATGACAGCttaccaaccaaccaacatgGTGACTCCGTCCCCGGAAGACTTTGTTAAATTCTCCCAGCAGTACCTCAGAGCTGGGGACAAAACAAACGGCAGTGTCAGCCACACACTTCTG ggtttGTTACTGCAGACTATCCCTCCCAAGCTTCTGTATGCAGAGTCGATGCTACGCAGCGTGCAAGACTATGTCAAGCGCAAAGCAGCAAAGAAGTAG
- the hsd17b3 gene encoding 17-beta-hydroxysteroid dehydrogenase type 3 isoform X2: MRRQREEGPNMAGSLQLGATEWAVMAVVTGASEGIGRAYAFVLAEQGMNVVIMSRTKVTLDQVAKEISDTTGRRVKVIVVDFIEENVFSEIEDELKDLNIGVLVNNVGTLPSLIPCRFLEIPELDQTITKVINCNVKTMAKMCKIVLPGMDNRRKGVIVNISSGAASIPFPLYTLYAASKVFVERFSQGLQAEYKDKGIIIQAVAPFGVSTRMTAYQPTNMVTPSPEDFVKFSQQYLRAGDKTNGSVSHTLLGLLLQTIPPKLLYAESMLRSVQDYVKRKAAKK; the protein is encoded by the exons ATGCGGAGGCAAAGAGAAGAAGGACCGAACATGGCCGGCTCGCTCCAATTAGGAGCTACTGAGTGGGCAGTTATGGCAG TGGTGACCGGTGCTTCAGAAGGCATAGGAAGAGCATATGCATTTGTG CTGGCGGAGCAAGGAATGAACGTGGTAATCATGAGCAGAACCAAAGTAACACTGGACCAGGTGGCCAAAGAAATAA GTGACACCACTGGGCGGAGGGTGAAAGTGATAGTAGTCGACTTCATAGAGGAAAATGTCTTCAGTGAAATTGAGGATGAACTTAAGGACCTCAACATTGGAGTTCTAG TCAATAATGTAGGCACGCTGCCCAGCCTCATCCCCTGCAGATTCCTCGAGATTCCAGAGCTGGACCAG ACAATTACAAAGGTGATCAACTGCAATGTGAAAACCATGGCGAAG atgtGCAAAATAGTCCTTCCAGGCATGGACAACAG GAGAAAAGGGGTGATTGTGAATATTTCATCTGGAGCCGCTTCGATTCCGTTCCCTCTGTACACCCTGTACGCTGCATCTAAA GTGTTTGTGGAAAGATTTTCTCAAGGTCTTCAAGCTGAATACAAAGACAAAGGGATTATTATACag GCAGTAGCTCCCTTCGGCGTCTCCACTCGAATGACAGCttaccaaccaaccaacatgGTGACTCCGTCCCCGGAAGACTTTGTTAAATTCTCCCAGCAGTACCTCAGAGCTGGGGACAAAACAAACGGCAGTGTCAGCCACACACTTCTG ggtttGTTACTGCAGACTATCCCTCCCAAGCTTCTGTATGCAGAGTCGATGCTACGCAGCGTGCAAGACTATGTCAAGCGCAAAGCAGCAAAGAAGTAG
- the hsd17b3 gene encoding 17-beta-hydroxysteroid dehydrogenase type 3 isoform X3 produces the protein MNVVIMSRTKVTLDQVAKEISDTTGRRVKVIVVDFIEENVFSEIEDELKDLNIGVLVNNVGTLPSLIPCRFLEIPELDQTITKVINCNVKTMAKMCKIVLPGMDNRRKGVIVNISSGAASIPFPLYTLYAASKVFVERFSQGLQAEYKDKGIIIQAVAPFGVSTRMTAYQPTNMVTPSPEDFVKFSQQYLRAGDKTNGSVSHTLLGLLLQTIPPKLLYAESMLRSVQDYVKRKAAKK, from the exons ATGAACGTGGTAATCATGAGCAGAACCAAAGTAACACTGGACCAGGTGGCCAAAGAAATAA GTGACACCACTGGGCGGAGGGTGAAAGTGATAGTAGTCGACTTCATAGAGGAAAATGTCTTCAGTGAAATTGAGGATGAACTTAAGGACCTCAACATTGGAGTTCTAG TCAATAATGTAGGCACGCTGCCCAGCCTCATCCCCTGCAGATTCCTCGAGATTCCAGAGCTGGACCAG ACAATTACAAAGGTGATCAACTGCAATGTGAAAACCATGGCGAAG atgtGCAAAATAGTCCTTCCAGGCATGGACAACAG GAGAAAAGGGGTGATTGTGAATATTTCATCTGGAGCCGCTTCGATTCCGTTCCCTCTGTACACCCTGTACGCTGCATCTAAA GTGTTTGTGGAAAGATTTTCTCAAGGTCTTCAAGCTGAATACAAAGACAAAGGGATTATTATACag GCAGTAGCTCCCTTCGGCGTCTCCACTCGAATGACAGCttaccaaccaaccaacatgGTGACTCCGTCCCCGGAAGACTTTGTTAAATTCTCCCAGCAGTACCTCAGAGCTGGGGACAAAACAAACGGCAGTGTCAGCCACACACTTCTG ggtttGTTACTGCAGACTATCCCTCCCAAGCTTCTGTATGCAGAGTCGATGCTACGCAGCGTGCAAGACTATGTCAAGCGCAAAGCAGCAAAGAAGTAG